A region of Coccinella septempunctata chromosome 5, icCocSept1.1, whole genome shotgun sequence DNA encodes the following proteins:
- the LOC123312901 gene encoding F-box only protein 21-like isoform X2 produces MELVPMEILELILSNPVLSIRDVINFSTTCHYYRELVVFNNSLWKQKFKSEWPEILGMLDNDSPDYYKEIIYIHQLYKYIEQKLELMPSKFCKKYEISECELEEWTLLLSEKRENYYYLVDYLMKIVNSTEEINSVDVVPLNTPGNKTQQYYAGKVLRHIRQVYLSKEWTVFKSLNRREQLLEDGAIFVAQWCQPHLEISRKTICPKLDKIANAVKRKLKIVYPNHRIFNVTQEVLEKWRKYNLESHQWTTPECQQIMQVLKEVLFEDMRFKGNNIAYYMPQNSYINEVLDFKQGLPITLSIIYEAVARRLGIFCQPINFPSHFLLRYSENGQDWYLLDVYNGGKIIKRPTGNHDLNNLMTSPVEVVERMANNLEVSARQHTQVNGRVTRLRSSLELLKLVNPRDISSLVSLSRLYMLHSMDTRSLETFLLGEGFQGSQQAQRLVHMLRNHESHPSRSRNEQTGPVVPEERTPELKFAVGMIMTHLALDYKCVIYDWDKECKASVDWQEQMHVDLLRYGNKQPFYNVLVEDGSHRYVAQENLQPTCETGFLYLNEDIGRYFSHHYKTHYVPNANKESEYPYDKELRLRYHDGFMNMQMET; encoded by the exons ATGGAGCTGGTGCCCATGGAAATATTAGAATTAATTTTATCGAATCCAGTTTTGAGCATAAGGGATGTTATTAATTTTTCCACAACTTGTCATTATTACAGAGAATTGGTAGTATTTAACAACAGCCTGTGGAAACAGAAATTTAAGAGCGA GTGGCCCGAAATTTTGGGTATGCTGGATAATGATTCACCGGACTACTACAAGGAAATAATTTATATTCATCAGTTGTACAAATACATTGAACAAAAATTAGAGTTGATGCCTAGTAAATTttgtaaaaaatatgaaatatctgAGTGTGAGTTGGAGGAATGGACACTTCTTTTGAGTGAAAAACGGGAGAACTATTATTATCTTGTTGACTACTTGATGAAGATTGTGAATAGTACCGAAGAAATCAATAGTGTTGATGTGGTACCCCTAAA TACACCCGGTAATAAGACCCAACAATATTATGCAGGAAAAGTTTTGAGGCACATAAGGCAGGTATATTTATCCAAAGAATGGACAGTATTCAAATCTCTGAATCGAAGAGAGCAACTCTTAGAGGATGGTGCTATATTTGTTGCTCAGTGGTGTCAACCTCATCTTGAGATATCTCGTAAGACCATCTGTCCTAAACTTGATAAAATAGCAAATGCAGTTAAAAGAAAGTTGAAAATTGTCTATCCAAACCACAGAATTTTTAACGTAACTCAAGAAGTGTTGGAGAAGTGGAGAAAATATAATTTGGAATCGCATCAATGGACAACTCCTGAATGTCAACAGATTATGCAAGTTCTGAAGGAGGTGCTATTCGAGGATATGAGATTCAAGGGAAATAATATTGCCTATTATATGCCCCAGAATTCCTACATAAATGAG GTTCTGGACTTCAAACAAGGTTTGCCTATCACTCTATCCATAATATATGAAGCAGTAGCAAGAAGACTTGGAATATTCTGCCAACCTATAAATTTTCCATCGCATTTTTTACTGCGATATTCAGAGAACGGCCAAGATTGGTACCTATTAGATGTTTACAATGGTGGAAAAATTATCAAAAGGCCAACAGGAAATCATGATTTGAATAATTTGATGACCAGTCCTGTGGAAGTTGTAGAAAGGATGGCGAATAACTTAGAAGTGTCCGCAAGACAGCATACTCAGGTTAATGGGAGAGTGACTAGACTGAGATCAAGTTTGGAACTTCTGAAATTAGTTAATCCTCGAGATATTTCATCTTTAGTCAGCTTATCTAGACTGTACATGCTTCACAGTATGGATACTCGTTCTCTAGAGACGTTTCTTCTTGGTGAAGGGTTTCAG GGATCGCAACAAGCTCAGAGACTTGTGCACATGCTCAGAAATCACGAATCCCACCCGTCCCGTTCGAGGAACGAGCAAACTGGTCCCGTGGTACCAGAAGAAAGGACGCCAGAGTTGAAATTCGCCGTGGGCATGATCATGACTCATCTGGCGTTGGATTACAAATGCGTCATTTACGATTGGGACAAGGAGTGTAAAGCTTCCGTGGATTGGCAGGAGCAGATGCACGTCGATCTCCTGCGTTACGGCAACAAACAGCCTTTCTACAACGTTCTAGTTGAAGATGGATCTCATAGATATGTAGCTCAGGAAAACCTCCAACCGACTTGTGAAACTGGATTCCTATACCTGAATGAGGACATCGGACGATATTTTTCGCATCATTATAAAACACACTATGTGCCAAACGCTAATAAAGAAAGTGAATATCCCTACGATAAAGAACTAAGGTTGAGATATCATGATGGATTCATGAATATGCAAATGGAGACGTGA
- the LOC123312901 gene encoding F-box only protein 21-like isoform X1: protein MELVPMEILELILSNPVLSIRDVINFSTTCHYYRELVVFNNSLWKQKFKSEWPEILGMLDNDSPDYYKEIIYIHQLYKYIEQKLELMPSKFCKKYEISECELEEWTLLLSEKRENYYYLVDYLMKIVNSTEEINSVDVVPLNFSTPGNKTQQYYAGKVLRHIRQVYLSKEWTVFKSLNRREQLLEDGAIFVAQWCQPHLEISRKTICPKLDKIANAVKRKLKIVYPNHRIFNVTQEVLEKWRKYNLESHQWTTPECQQIMQVLKEVLFEDMRFKGNNIAYYMPQNSYINEVLDFKQGLPITLSIIYEAVARRLGIFCQPINFPSHFLLRYSENGQDWYLLDVYNGGKIIKRPTGNHDLNNLMTSPVEVVERMANNLEVSARQHTQVNGRVTRLRSSLELLKLVNPRDISSLVSLSRLYMLHSMDTRSLETFLLGEGFQGSQQAQRLVHMLRNHESHPSRSRNEQTGPVVPEERTPELKFAVGMIMTHLALDYKCVIYDWDKECKASVDWQEQMHVDLLRYGNKQPFYNVLVEDGSHRYVAQENLQPTCETGFLYLNEDIGRYFSHHYKTHYVPNANKESEYPYDKELRLRYHDGFMNMQMET, encoded by the exons ATGGAGCTGGTGCCCATGGAAATATTAGAATTAATTTTATCGAATCCAGTTTTGAGCATAAGGGATGTTATTAATTTTTCCACAACTTGTCATTATTACAGAGAATTGGTAGTATTTAACAACAGCCTGTGGAAACAGAAATTTAAGAGCGA GTGGCCCGAAATTTTGGGTATGCTGGATAATGATTCACCGGACTACTACAAGGAAATAATTTATATTCATCAGTTGTACAAATACATTGAACAAAAATTAGAGTTGATGCCTAGTAAATTttgtaaaaaatatgaaatatctgAGTGTGAGTTGGAGGAATGGACACTTCTTTTGAGTGAAAAACGGGAGAACTATTATTATCTTGTTGACTACTTGATGAAGATTGTGAATAGTACCGAAGAAATCAATAGTGTTGATGTGGTACCCCTAAA TTTTAGTACACCCGGTAATAAGACCCAACAATATTATGCAGGAAAAGTTTTGAGGCACATAAGGCAGGTATATTTATCCAAAGAATGGACAGTATTCAAATCTCTGAATCGAAGAGAGCAACTCTTAGAGGATGGTGCTATATTTGTTGCTCAGTGGTGTCAACCTCATCTTGAGATATCTCGTAAGACCATCTGTCCTAAACTTGATAAAATAGCAAATGCAGTTAAAAGAAAGTTGAAAATTGTCTATCCAAACCACAGAATTTTTAACGTAACTCAAGAAGTGTTGGAGAAGTGGAGAAAATATAATTTGGAATCGCATCAATGGACAACTCCTGAATGTCAACAGATTATGCAAGTTCTGAAGGAGGTGCTATTCGAGGATATGAGATTCAAGGGAAATAATATTGCCTATTATATGCCCCAGAATTCCTACATAAATGAG GTTCTGGACTTCAAACAAGGTTTGCCTATCACTCTATCCATAATATATGAAGCAGTAGCAAGAAGACTTGGAATATTCTGCCAACCTATAAATTTTCCATCGCATTTTTTACTGCGATATTCAGAGAACGGCCAAGATTGGTACCTATTAGATGTTTACAATGGTGGAAAAATTATCAAAAGGCCAACAGGAAATCATGATTTGAATAATTTGATGACCAGTCCTGTGGAAGTTGTAGAAAGGATGGCGAATAACTTAGAAGTGTCCGCAAGACAGCATACTCAGGTTAATGGGAGAGTGACTAGACTGAGATCAAGTTTGGAACTTCTGAAATTAGTTAATCCTCGAGATATTTCATCTTTAGTCAGCTTATCTAGACTGTACATGCTTCACAGTATGGATACTCGTTCTCTAGAGACGTTTCTTCTTGGTGAAGGGTTTCAG GGATCGCAACAAGCTCAGAGACTTGTGCACATGCTCAGAAATCACGAATCCCACCCGTCCCGTTCGAGGAACGAGCAAACTGGTCCCGTGGTACCAGAAGAAAGGACGCCAGAGTTGAAATTCGCCGTGGGCATGATCATGACTCATCTGGCGTTGGATTACAAATGCGTCATTTACGATTGGGACAAGGAGTGTAAAGCTTCCGTGGATTGGCAGGAGCAGATGCACGTCGATCTCCTGCGTTACGGCAACAAACAGCCTTTCTACAACGTTCTAGTTGAAGATGGATCTCATAGATATGTAGCTCAGGAAAACCTCCAACCGACTTGTGAAACTGGATTCCTATACCTGAATGAGGACATCGGACGATATTTTTCGCATCATTATAAAACACACTATGTGCCAAACGCTAATAAAGAAAGTGAATATCCCTACGATAAAGAACTAAGGTTGAGATATCATGATGGATTCATGAATATGCAAATGGAGACGTGA